The Rhipicephalus sanguineus isolate Rsan-2018 chromosome 7, BIME_Rsan_1.4, whole genome shotgun sequence genome includes a window with the following:
- the LOC119399536 gene encoding 17-beta-hydroxysteroid dehydrogenase type 6 encodes MFGRWITGEIHALIGGKHVDPKGKAVLITGCDSGFGLELAMRLHARGMRVFAGCLLPDSLGATKLQALAATPTEEGKGSVHVIAPMDVTSDSQVEDAVNQVKKILAGEGRTQKDVDQNGDLPNGDQDGSVAEVPQLWALVANAGVIWATELEWGSLEPMRRMLEVNAVGVARTVRAFLPMVRRAKGGRVVITTSLWGYFSIPFSVAYSMSKCAARFFADGLRREMKKFGVRVVSIEPNMYATNLTADGILLPAMDKLWQETSEEVRRDYGQGYYELSRQYLRRELLKSRTEIHEVVDAMETAVLAQRPRFAYRPDGLLRAFQFRLLEIAPPVVQDAFLIRDTQPPASTLPGNRGIARG; translated from the exons GCTGCGACAGCGGCTTTGGCTTGGAATTGGCTATGCGGCTGCACGCTCGTGGAATGCGCGTCTTCGCCGGCTGCCTCCTGCCGGACAGCCTTGGTGCCACCAAGCTCCAAGCGCTTGCCGCCACGCCGACGGAAGAGGGGAAAGGAAGCGTGCACGTGATAGCACCCATGGACGTCACGAGCGACAGCCAGGTGGAAGATGCCGTGAACCAGGTCAAGAAGATTCTAGCTGGCGAAG GGCGTACGCAGAAAGATGTCGACCAGAACGGAGATCTCCCTAACGGTGACCAGGACGGCAGCGTAGCCGAGGTTCCCCAGCTGTGGGCTTTGGTAGCTAACGCTGGTGTCATCTGGGCCACTGAGCTGGAGTGGGGCTCGCTGGAACCCATGCGCCGCATGCTTGAGGTGAATGCGGTGGGCGTGGCGCGAACCGTGCGCGCCTTCCTTCCCATGGTGCGCAGGGCCAAGGGAGGACGTGTAGTCATCACTACCAGCCTGTGGG GATACTTCTCCATTCCCTTCTCGGTGGCCTATTCTATGTCCAAGTGCGCGGCTCGCTTCTTCGCCGACGGCCTCCGAAGGGAGATGAAGAAGTTCGGCGTCCGCGTTGTGTCCATCGAGCCCAACATGTACGC CACAAACCTCACGGCTGACGGTATCCTTCTGCCGGCCATGGACAAGCTATGGCAGGAGACCAGCGAGGAAGTCCGGCGGGACTACGGCCAAGGTTACTACGAGCTGAGCCGCCAGTACCTGCGGCGGGAGCTGCTCAAGTCGCGCACCGAAATCCACGAAGTGGTGGACGCCATGGAGACCGCGGTACTGGCACAGAGGCCGCGCTTTGCGTACCGTCCGGACGGCCTTCTGAGGGCATTCCAGTTCCGCCTGCTTGAAATTGCGCCTCCCGTCGTGCAGGACGCCTTTCTCATACGGGACACACAGCCGCCAGCGTCCACACTTCCAGGCAACAGAGGCATCGCGCGAGGCTGA